The DNA segment ATCAATCATTTGCTTTTTATTTTTagtctttttgtctttttgttgtctttttttattatattttattgtttttttggtctttttgttattagtaatgaattattattattattattattattattattattattattattattattattattattattattattattaaaacctatataaaaaaaacttttgtgGTTCTCATTTATCCATTTGTCACTCCCCCATCACAATGGTCTTTATCAAAATATCTCCTTATACCCCCTTCTCTCTCACCATTCTCACCGTCTCAATCTCCAGCATTCTGTCCATCTCCCCATCTGAGCACTCTCTCCATCAGGTAATGTTTCACTTCCTTATAAAGAAAGAAAAGAGAGAAGAAATTGTAGGAAGTGGGTGTTTGCAAGATTGGAAACCCAGAAGAAATCTCGAATTATTACATGTTGTCTTGGGGGTCCAATGAAAGCCCTGCTTACAATCTCTTGTCTGCTTTTGAATAATGCCATCTATTTGAAGAATGGGAAAACACCCTTTTGTCCTCTTACCTTTTTTTCTTAAATCTAaaattagactatggggtatggggcgaggTTGGGGCGTGGATTGGGTACAAACACCCacgtcaccaccccgggtgggcttgggtttgggcgtggccctttgggcgggggtttcagcctgggcgttgggcggggctacccATATGACATGGCGGAACCTCATTGGCCAAGAGCATTAGGCATTTGAAATTTGCTTTTTTTCTATGAAAAATATACATACTGCTGGCTACGAAGTCCATCAACCCGTGTGGCCTTAAATTTTCTTGGATTTGTTATTTTAAACCAAAAAATATGTGATGCAACTAAAGTAGTAGTTATTTAGTTTGACTATAAAAAAACATcatatatttatttattcttaGATTAAAAAAGGTGCATTCACTTCAGTTTCATAATTCTCATATTATCGGTGCATTCACTTCAGTTTCTTTAAGATATACTTGAGAAAGCTATTCAAAGAGCTGCATAAATTTACTTGTTCAAAGAGTGATCTACTTATGCTTCATCATAGCATTCAGAAAAGTTAAAGAGATGTTTGGATTTTCAACAGATCAGGTATAGTTTTTAATTCCCATGTTTCAAGTTTCAACTTAGTTATATAATCTAGCTAGGTAAAGGGTCTTGTTTTAGTTTAAATGAGTTTGTTTGGAAAATAATTATGCTGTATAGTTTAAATGCGCCATTTGgataatatatattttgtaactACTAAAGCTTGTTCACCTAATATTTTGTAACTAATATTAGTTCACTTTTAGGTGTTCAAGTCTCGTGAAGAGTTGATGGAATGGGTTAGAAACACCGGACGTAGTCTTGGTTACGCTATTGTGACTAAAAGATCGAAAGCGAAAGATGGCTACGTGTCTAAAGTTGTACTTATGTGTGATTGTGGTGGTGTGTATAAATCAGTTAAAGATTCAAGTAGAGAGACCGACACTAGAAAGATAAATTGCCCGTTTGAAATGGTAGGGAAATTTTCAAAAGAGAATGGTTCTTGGACATTAAAAGTAAAAGCTGGTGAACATAATCATCCACCCGGAGAATATATGGAGGGACACCCGATCTTCAAACGATTGACACCTAATGAACACCAATTGGTGGCAGAGTTGACGGGGAAGGGTGTGTTCCCAAAAGATATTTTAGGTGTTATGAAGGAGCGTGATGAAAATAATGTCTCTACAATTAAAAACATATATAACGCACGTGATAAAATTCGAGCAACGGATCATAAAGGGAAATCTTTGATGGAGGTGCTAATGTCTCTTTTAAATGAAAAAGGGTATACTTTTGAAATTTCTACCAATAGAGTTTCAAACAAGTTGGAAGACTTATTCTTTGTTCCTAAAATATCATACAAGTACTTCCTTGATTTTCCACATGTGTTGCTTATGGATGTCACATACAATACGAACAAGTATAAATTGCCTTTTCTTGAAATTGTTGGTGTAACTTCTACCAACAAGACAATCTCCATAACTTTTGCAGTTATGCGTACAGAAACCGAGGAGAAATATCTTTGGGCATTAAACTGTTTAAAATCAACTCTAGATGAGAGCATGCAACCACGTGTTATAGTTACGGACAGGGAGTTAGCTCTGATGAATGCATGCGAGAAAGTTTTTCCGAATGCTACCCGATTACTTTGTAGGTGGCACATTTCTCAAAGTATATTTAGAAACTGCAAATCATTTTTCACCACGGACCATGATTGGAATATCTTCAATATAATGTGGAATGCACTCATTGAATCTCAAACGTGGACATCATTCCTCCAAAATTACAAGCAACTTCAGTCAATGTTAATCCATCATCAAGGTCTGTATTATTACTATAATcctattagtattattattattgttgttgttgttgttagtaTTATTGTTACCAtcgttatcatcattattatctTTGCAGATGTTTTGGATTACTTGAATAGTACTTGGTTAAACAAGTATAAAGAAATGTTTGTGTCCGTATGGACTAACGAATGCTTACATTTCGGAAATCAGACAACTAACAGAGCTGAAAGCCAACATGCCAAGCTAAAAAAATTCTTGAATTCAGCAAATTGTACCTTAGATAAGATTGTTCGTCACATTGATGAAGTAGTGAACTCGCAATATACAATAGTTAAAGATAGCTTCGAAAAAAGTAGAACTATTCTAATGCATAAACACAATCTACCAATGTTGAAGCTATTACATGGCTCTGTTTCTCATGAAGCACTTGATATAATAATAGCAGAGCATCATTTAAAGCGTTCACATTGTCGTTGTCAAGTTCGTAAGTGTTATGGATTACCATGTGCTTGTGAAATCTCAAAGTATAAGAAAGTAGGTCAGTGTATTAAACTAAGATTCGGTCGATGTGCTTGGTAATATTTAAAAGCTGACAACTTATGCTTTAATGCAGGTCAATCTATTCCTTTAGATTCGGTCGATGAATTTTGGAGGAAACTCGAGTTACCAGTATATTGTGAGGATATTACTTGTGACGTCGAGTTGGAAAGTTTTAAAAAAGCCTTCGATAATCGATCCAAGCCTGGAAAGAAAAGTTTACTACAAAAGTTAAAAGCATTAACCAATCCAAGATCATGATTACACTCAAGAGCCTGCAAGGCACAATTCATTTACGAACTATCAAGAGCAGGATTACACTCAAGAACCTGCAAGGCATAGTTCATTTACGAACTATCAAGAGCATGATTATGTTGGTTACATCAGTCCAGACGTGAACTATCAAGTGCCTGGTGAAACAAGTCCGTTCATAAATCAAGATATTTACGGAAAAAAACCATTCAAGGACTATGATGATAATATGGGCTACTACGCCAGTCCATTTGTAAACTGCCAAGTTCCTAGTGAACCAAGTCCGTTCATGACACAAGATACAGACGAACAAGGTTTTTTTGCCAACCCTTTAAACACACCGGGATATGATTTCATGGGGTTGAACCAAGATATTGTCGGACAAAGTTCTTTCGCCAACTCTACAAGTGCGCCAGGCTATGACTTCATGGGGTTGAACCAAGATCAAGCATCAAAGGTGATACACAACTATATTCATCTAATTCCAAAAATCTTCCATGCATATGTTACACGCATACATAACGTGTTAGGTGATGGAAATTGTGGGTTTCGGGCGACAGCTTCTGCTCTCGGGTACGGTGAAGATGAATGGTTATTTATCCGGAGATCACTGATGGAAGAGCTACTCGAGTTTAGAAATAAGTACACTAAGGCTTTCTTAGGCTCATTCGAAGATGTGTTCACGTCCTTGGCTTGGTCAGGATCGGGGGTTGCACCTGAAAAACACTGGATGATTATGCTAGAGGCAGGATTCTTGATTGCGAACAAGTTTAATGTAATCGTTCATTTTTTATCTCAAGAAAAAAGAAACAGTTCTACTTGTTTTTCGCTTTGGAGAGGCCCTCACGAGTTCCcagaaaaaaaataattacaattgcACACGTGAATGGTAACCATTTTATAATGGTAGAATTGCAAGGAGAGTATCCAATTGCCAGCACAAACAACCTCTGGAAATTAATGAGAGAAAATGATGCAGTTGGCTGGGAGAATATATTTGAATCACGTCAAAATATGTATAATTCTTGGATAGCCCGACTGCTACATTTGGGGGGTGTATAGATTAAACCTCGGTATGTAAATTATTAAATGATAATAATTTTGTA comes from the Helianthus annuus cultivar XRQ/B chromosome 4, HanXRQr2.0-SUNRISE, whole genome shotgun sequence genome and includes:
- the LOC118491495 gene encoding protein FAR1-RELATED SEQUENCE 5-like gives rise to the protein MVFIKISPYTPFSLTILTVSISSILSISPSEHSLHQVFKSREELMEWVRNTGRSLGYAIVTKRSKAKDGYVSKVVLMCDCGGVYKSVKDSSRETDTRKINCPFEMVGKFSKENGSWTLKVKAGEHNHPPGEYMEGHPIFKRLTPNEHQLVAELTGKGVFPKDILGVMKERDENNVSTIKNIYNARDKIRATDHKGKSLMEVLMSLLNEKGYTFEISTNRVSNKLEDLFFVPKISYKYFLDFPHVLLMDVTYNTNKYKLPFLEIVGVTSTNKTISITFAVMRTETEEKYLWALNCGTFLKVYLETANHFSPRTMIGISSI